A genomic window from Micromonospora sp. WMMA1947 includes:
- a CDS encoding ABC transporter ATP-binding protein, with amino-acid sequence MTPLVLATALTKTYGTRDALRALDLTVAPGSRFVVLGHNGAGKSTLLEIVATLRTPTSGSVRVGGFDTVTQARDARRLIGLAPQSNALDPLASPTEVLDFHGVALGLGRRERARRTRELIGLFGLGEHRSTRVAKLSGGTRRKLDLAVALVAEPAVVILDEPTTGLDPLARIDFWTELTRLNQAGTSLLLSTQDLHEADVLATEIAVLRDGRVVAQGPPAVLKQRVGARTLTLDLSGAAAATAFAAASEAGFRADPDRPDRVRLSVPDDPRALAKALTEAGDAAADITRLHLAEPSLDDVFVALAAR; translated from the coding sequence ATGACCCCGCTCGTGCTCGCCACCGCCCTGACCAAGACCTACGGGACCCGGGACGCCCTGCGCGCGCTCGACCTCACCGTCGCGCCCGGCAGCCGCTTCGTCGTGCTCGGCCACAACGGCGCCGGCAAGTCCACGCTGCTGGAGATCGTCGCGACGCTGCGCACTCCGACGTCCGGTTCGGTACGCGTCGGCGGGTTCGACACCGTCACGCAGGCCCGGGACGCCCGGCGCCTGATCGGCCTCGCGCCGCAGTCGAACGCCCTGGACCCGCTGGCCTCACCGACGGAGGTGCTCGACTTCCACGGCGTGGCGCTCGGGCTCGGCCGCCGTGAGCGGGCGCGCCGCACCCGGGAACTCATCGGCCTGTTCGGCCTGGGCGAGCACCGCTCGACCCGGGTGGCCAAGCTCTCCGGCGGCACCCGCCGCAAGCTCGACCTGGCCGTGGCGCTCGTCGCCGAGCCCGCCGTGGTGATCCTGGACGAGCCGACCACCGGCCTGGACCCGCTCGCGCGCATCGACTTCTGGACCGAGCTGACCCGCCTCAACCAGGCCGGCACGTCGCTGCTCCTCTCGACCCAGGACCTGCACGAGGCGGACGTGCTCGCCACCGAGATCGCGGTGCTCCGGGACGGCCGGGTGGTCGCCCAGGGCCCACCGGCGGTGCTCAAGCAACGCGTCGGCGCCCGTACGCTCACGCTCGACCTCTCCGGCGCCGCCGCCGCCACCGCGTTCGCCGCCGCGTCCGAGGCCGGATTCCGCGCCGATCCCGACCGGCCGGACCGGGTACGCCTCAGCGTGCCCGACGACCCGCGTGCCCTGGCGAAGGCCCTGACCGAGGCCGGCGACGCCGCCGCCGACATCACCCGGCTGCACCTCGCCGAGCCCTCCCTCGACGACGTCTTCGTCGCCCTCGCCGCCCGCTGA
- a CDS encoding GNAT family protein: MFATERVRLRPPTPDDAPDLFRLNADPELHLVTDDGPFLPHHVGHVRARLEKRAAEQPALDAAVSLLAETVADGTFLGTGVLWGINTFNGYAHLGITLLPEARGQGYGTEVIRLLCRYGFRNRNLRRLEIETLAGNTAMRRTAERCGFVHEGTQRDREYDGDGYTDLVLYGLLRRDWTP, encoded by the coding sequence ATGTTCGCCACCGAGCGCGTCCGTCTGCGCCCGCCCACCCCCGACGACGCGCCGGACCTGTTCCGCCTGAACGCCGATCCGGAACTGCACCTGGTCACCGACGACGGGCCGTTCCTGCCGCACCACGTCGGCCACGTCCGGGCCCGGCTGGAGAAACGCGCCGCCGAGCAGCCGGCGCTCGACGCCGCGGTGTCGCTGCTGGCCGAGACCGTCGCCGACGGCACGTTCCTCGGCACCGGCGTGCTGTGGGGCATCAACACCTTCAACGGGTACGCCCACCTCGGCATCACCCTGCTCCCCGAGGCGCGCGGTCAGGGCTACGGCACCGAGGTGATCCGGCTGCTCTGCCGGTACGGCTTCCGCAACCGCAACCTGCGGCGCCTGGAGATCGAGACGCTCGCCGGCAACACGGCCATGCGGCGTACCGCCGAGAGATGCGGGTTCGTCCACGAGGGCACCCAGCGGGACCGCGAGTACGACGGCGACGGCTACACCGACCTGGTGCTCTACGGCCTGCTGCGGCGCGACTGGACGCCGTAG
- a CDS encoding TAXI family TRAP transporter solute-binding subunit — protein sequence MTGRAVRLTAALMTAVLVAGCAAEDPAPEAWHGGRIFLATGNTTGVYYQLGGGYADLITRHLPGYEARAEPTGASVENITRVASGDMEIAFSLADTAADAVDGRGAFDKQPQAVRALARVYSNYTHVIVRADGKIRSFADLRGKRISTGSPKSGTDIIAGRLLTAAGIDPNRDIQRLNLSLPETVKQMRAKGLDAMFFSGGLPTPGVKDLLSSAPGTFRLLPIDELIEPLSARFGAVYTTATLPKEVYGTPAPTPTITVANVILVAADMPEQLAYDLTRVLFTWQGELIQVHPEAANFNRSSAAATRPIPLHPGAQRFYRTG from the coding sequence GTGACCGGCCGCGCGGTGCGGCTGACCGCCGCGCTGATGACGGCGGTGCTGGTGGCCGGCTGCGCGGCCGAGGACCCGGCCCCGGAGGCGTGGCACGGTGGGCGGATCTTCCTGGCCACCGGCAACACCACAGGCGTCTACTACCAGCTCGGCGGCGGGTACGCCGACCTGATCACCCGTCACCTGCCCGGGTACGAGGCGCGGGCGGAGCCGACCGGCGCCTCGGTGGAGAACATCACCCGGGTGGCGAGCGGGGACATGGAGATCGCGTTCAGCCTGGCCGACACGGCGGCGGACGCGGTGGACGGGCGTGGGGCGTTCGACAAGCAGCCGCAGGCGGTGCGCGCGCTGGCGCGGGTCTACAGCAACTACACGCACGTGATCGTCCGCGCCGACGGCAAGATCCGCAGCTTCGCCGACCTGCGCGGCAAGCGCATCTCCACCGGTTCGCCGAAGTCCGGCACCGACATCATCGCGGGGCGCCTGCTCACCGCCGCCGGCATCGACCCGAACCGGGACATCCAACGGCTCAACCTGTCGCTGCCGGAAACGGTGAAGCAGATGCGGGCCAAGGGCCTGGACGCCATGTTCTTCTCCGGCGGTCTGCCCACACCTGGCGTCAAGGACCTGCTGTCCTCCGCGCCCGGCACGTTCCGGCTGCTGCCGATCGACGAACTGATCGAGCCGCTGAGCGCCCGCTTCGGCGCGGTCTACACGACCGCGACGCTGCCGAAGGAGGTCTACGGCACCCCCGCGCCGACGCCGACCATCACGGTGGCGAACGTGATCCTGGTGGCGGCGGACATGCCGGAGCAACTCGCGTACGACCTGACCCGGGTGCTGTTCACCTGGCAGGGGGAGCTGATCCAGGTGCACCCGGAGGCGGCGAACTTCAACCGGTCCAGCGCCGCGGCGACCCGCCCGATCCCGTTGCACCCGGGTGCGCAACGGTTCTACCGCACCGGCTGA
- a CDS encoding roadblock/LC7 domain-containing protein, with the protein MTSPSSAGLDWLLANFAEQVPDVSHALAVSEDGLRLASSPDLAPDQVDQLSAVISGLASLTVGAARLMSAGRVRQQIVDMDGGVMLVMAVGERALLGVLAAPGCDLGQIGYETATLVQRVAEALEPAVRR; encoded by the coding sequence ATGACCTCACCGTCCTCCGCCGGCCTGGACTGGCTGCTGGCGAACTTCGCCGAGCAGGTGCCGGACGTCTCGCACGCGCTCGCGGTCTCCGAGGACGGGCTGCGGCTGGCGTCTTCGCCGGACCTCGCCCCGGACCAGGTCGACCAGCTCTCGGCGGTGATCAGCGGGCTGGCGAGCCTGACCGTTGGCGCGGCCCGGCTGATGTCCGCCGGCCGGGTGCGCCAGCAGATCGTCGACATGGACGGCGGGGTGATGCTGGTGATGGCGGTGGGTGAACGGGCGCTGCTCGGCGTGCTCGCCGCGCCCGGCTGCGACCTGGGCCAGATCGGTTACGAGACGGCGACGCTGGTGCAGCGGGTGGCGGAGGCGCTGGAACCGGCGGTCCGCCGGTGA
- a CDS encoding nitrate- and nitrite sensing domain-containing protein yields the protein MPLPHPARVRRHHRSADRTGRLRSVRVQLLAPILVATAGLVVLGAAQTDAALDASTDADRARVLAGTATATVRLVHELERELGETAALRQRGGTSGRPLVDAQRRRVDTAVERYRAAQGDVRRAAPDLAPVLNDASRRLDKLAPTREQAVAGEDADPAYVSLVESLLAVADALPSQLRDADLANQAREVAAVAAQEHLSSLERDLLRAVFVRGGLQSGELARLGRLRGAREQRQAEFLRIASDSSRTAWYRLVDGADVTTARRMRDAVLDLDGAPGTVEIDGDAWYVAQSGAIRRYNLLGRDLSDGLDRDAADLAAAARLRAVLTAGATSTVALGSLVTAVLLAVRTSRRLRRLRVAALTMANRELPERITAIAAGEGTPAEGAATRMTDGIRRGRDEVAQVAEAFDTVNRAALRLAGQQAELRLDVTRMAEALARRIRTLITRQLRLLDDFEREETDPDALARLFALDHLAARLRRNGENLLVLAGGEPGRGHEGALLLEDVVRAAASEIEDYPRVEIDVPTAAVHGAAAGNLVHLLAELLENATVYSPPAARVLVDGRRTVDGLVLRVHDQGIGVSEGRLAEINERLAAPATLSSAAAGSMGLHVVAHLAARHGIRVQLHNPGTGTVAQVDVPESALTRVESVASRPMVERRPRAAAWFKSGPAARSAAGSRSLVTSATPVGPVRGVAAVRTPGGALLAPSTARIRPVSGPPTPVPTTAAGLPRRQVGGHLPEPMPDATAPPPAVDLLDPEVVRARLSALAEGVASATRRAPNTTPTGRRP from the coding sequence GTGCCGCTGCCCCACCCGGCTCGCGTACGCCGGCATCACCGCTCCGCGGACCGCACCGGACGCCTCCGCTCGGTCCGCGTCCAACTGCTGGCCCCGATCCTGGTGGCCACCGCCGGCCTGGTCGTGCTGGGCGCGGCGCAGACCGACGCCGCGCTCGACGCGTCCACCGACGCCGACCGGGCCCGCGTGCTCGCCGGCACCGCCACCGCGACCGTACGGCTGGTGCACGAGCTGGAACGCGAACTGGGCGAGACGGCCGCGTTGCGCCAGCGCGGTGGTACGTCGGGCCGCCCGCTCGTGGACGCGCAGCGTCGCCGGGTGGACACGGCTGTGGAGCGCTACCGCGCGGCGCAGGGTGACGTGCGCCGGGCCGCCCCCGACCTGGCACCCGTGCTCAACGACGCCAGCCGGCGCCTGGACAAGCTCGCCCCCACCCGGGAGCAGGCGGTGGCTGGCGAGGACGCCGACCCGGCGTACGTGTCGCTCGTGGAGTCCCTGCTCGCGGTCGCGGACGCGCTGCCGAGCCAGCTCCGCGACGCCGACCTGGCCAACCAGGCCCGTGAGGTGGCAGCGGTGGCCGCCCAGGAGCATCTGTCCTCGCTGGAGCGCGACCTGCTACGGGCGGTGTTCGTCCGCGGTGGACTGCAAAGTGGCGAACTGGCCCGGCTGGGCCGGCTGCGGGGTGCCCGGGAGCAGCGGCAGGCCGAGTTCCTGCGGATCGCCTCCGACTCGTCGAGAACCGCCTGGTACCGCTTGGTCGATGGCGCCGACGTGACCACGGCCCGCCGGATGCGGGACGCCGTCCTCGACCTCGACGGCGCGCCGGGCACGGTGGAGATCGACGGCGACGCCTGGTACGTGGCGCAGAGCGGCGCGATCCGCCGGTACAACCTGCTCGGCCGGGACCTGTCCGACGGGCTGGACCGGGACGCGGCGGACCTGGCCGCGGCGGCCCGGCTGCGCGCGGTGCTGACCGCCGGTGCGACGAGCACCGTCGCGCTCGGATCGCTGGTCACCGCCGTGTTGCTGGCGGTCCGTACCAGCCGCCGGTTGCGCCGGCTGCGGGTGGCCGCGCTCACCATGGCGAACCGGGAGCTGCCGGAACGGATCACCGCGATCGCGGCGGGCGAGGGCACCCCGGCGGAGGGTGCGGCAACCCGGATGACCGACGGGATCAGGCGGGGCCGGGACGAGGTGGCGCAGGTCGCCGAGGCGTTCGACACGGTGAACCGGGCCGCGTTGCGGCTGGCCGGCCAGCAGGCCGAGTTGCGGCTGGACGTGACCCGGATGGCGGAGGCGCTGGCCCGGCGCATCCGGACGCTCATCACCCGGCAGCTGCGGCTGCTCGACGACTTCGAGCGCGAGGAGACCGACCCGGACGCGCTGGCCCGGCTGTTCGCGCTGGACCACCTCGCCGCCCGGTTGCGTCGCAACGGGGAGAACCTGCTGGTGCTCGCCGGTGGTGAGCCCGGCCGGGGGCACGAGGGCGCGTTGCTGCTGGAGGACGTAGTACGGGCGGCGGCCTCCGAGATCGAGGACTACCCGCGGGTGGAGATCGACGTGCCGACCGCCGCGGTGCACGGCGCGGCGGCCGGCAACCTGGTGCACCTCCTGGCCGAGCTGCTGGAGAACGCCACCGTCTACTCGCCGCCCGCAGCCCGGGTACTCGTCGACGGCCGGCGCACCGTTGACGGGCTGGTGCTGCGCGTCCACGACCAGGGCATCGGTGTCAGCGAGGGCCGGCTGGCCGAGATCAACGAGCGGCTGGCCGCGCCGGCCACGCTCTCCAGCGCCGCGGCGGGCAGCATGGGCCTGCACGTGGTGGCCCACCTGGCTGCCCGGCACGGCATCCGGGTGCAGTTGCACAACCCCGGCACCGGAACGGTGGCGCAGGTCGACGTACCGGAGTCGGCGCTGACCCGGGTCGAGTCGGTGGCGTCGCGGCCGATGGTCGAGCGGCGACCGCGCGCCGCGGCATGGTTCAAGTCCGGGCCCGCGGCGCGGTCGGCGGCCGGCAGCCGCAGCCTCGTCACCAGCGCCACACCCGTCGGCCCGGTGCGCGGCGTCGCCGCCGTCCGCACGCCGGGAGGCGCGTTGCTGGCGCCGAGCACGGCCCGGATCCGGCCGGTGAGCGGGCCGCCGACGCCCGTCCCGACCACCGCCGCCGGGCTGCCCCGGCGGCAGGTGGGCGGCCACCTGCCCGAGCCGATGCCGGACGCCACCGCACCGCCGCCGGCCGTCGACCTGCTCGACCCCGAAGTGGTACGTGCCCGGCTGTCCGCCCTCGCCGAGGGGGTGGCCAGCGCGACCCGCCGTGCCCCGAACACCACACCCACCGGGAGAAGACCATGA
- a CDS encoding TAXI family TRAP transporter solute-binding subunit — protein sequence MGRIDARIVAGVGALVLVAAGAAGCGGRQDGAAKDDAAREVSCKVTKDTRVGIATGNATGVYYVVGNALAGELSKTTDGKLTGTAAETGASVQNVEQLVAGQYDVAFSLFDTAVNAVQGKGSFTAPQPVKALARIYDNYTQVVVRADAGITSVADMKGKKISTGSPKSGTEVIANRLLTAAGLDPAKDIQAQRLDLTKTVDGMKDGSIDGFFWSGGVPTGGVTDLFTTSGDKVKFVDISPLLPKMAELNPAYQAGTIGKDIYRTPADVPTIVVPNVLLVRDNLDADVACAITRTVFEKKDTLAQANPAAKGIELGNARKTDPVPLHRGAERALSDLGAS from the coding sequence GTGGGACGGATCGACGCGAGGATAGTGGCGGGCGTCGGGGCACTTGTCCTGGTCGCCGCCGGTGCCGCCGGCTGCGGGGGCCGTCAGGACGGCGCGGCGAAGGACGACGCGGCCCGCGAGGTCAGCTGCAAGGTCACCAAGGACACCCGGGTCGGCATCGCCACCGGCAACGCCACCGGCGTCTACTACGTGGTCGGCAACGCGCTCGCCGGTGAGCTGAGCAAGACCACCGACGGCAAGCTCACCGGGACGGCCGCCGAGACCGGCGCCTCGGTGCAGAACGTCGAGCAGCTCGTCGCCGGCCAGTACGACGTGGCGTTCTCGCTGTTCGACACCGCCGTCAACGCGGTGCAGGGCAAGGGGAGCTTCACCGCGCCGCAGCCGGTCAAGGCACTGGCCCGGATCTACGACAACTACACGCAGGTGGTGGTCCGCGCCGACGCGGGTATCACGTCGGTGGCCGACATGAAGGGCAAGAAGATCTCCACCGGCTCGCCCAAGTCCGGCACCGAGGTCATCGCCAACCGGCTGCTCACCGCCGCCGGGCTGGACCCGGCCAAGGACATCCAGGCGCAGCGGCTGGACCTCACCAAGACCGTCGACGGCATGAAGGACGGCAGCATCGACGGCTTCTTCTGGTCCGGCGGCGTGCCGACCGGCGGGGTGACCGACCTGTTCACCACGTCCGGCGACAAGGTGAAGTTCGTCGACATCAGCCCGCTGCTGCCGAAGATGGCGGAGCTGAACCCGGCCTACCAGGCGGGCACCATCGGCAAGGACATCTACCGGACCCCGGCCGACGTGCCCACCATCGTGGTGCCGAACGTGCTGCTGGTGCGGGACAACCTGGACGCCGACGTGGCCTGCGCGATCACCCGGACGGTCTTCGAGAAGAAGGACACTCTGGCCCAGGCGAACCCGGCGGCGAAGGGCATCGAGCTGGGCAACGCCCGCAAGACCGACCCGGTGCCGCTGCACCGCGGCGCGGAGCGGGCGCTGAGCGACCTCGGCGCGAGCTGA
- a CDS encoding TRAP transporter fused permease subunit, with the protein MDAEVVSLPPDEGNVGGPEWADDGPGETHHHSHAGHHHTRGDADRDTADESPEHAPDGSHPDTRELAARFEDEKPGRVLAGPVGLLFTGVTVAVGLLTLWQVFFPLAQGSKYYLIFFLAGVLPMVFLAYPSGVRLRRTAADTDDRHGPTPVDWLLAVTALVVCLYPVLPVTIGAGGGGYDAFLDRQGLLDPLDVAFGTGLLLLLLEACRRTTGWILPAVCVLFLGYGYYGGLLPQAWPVAHAGLDFGQLVDAFYNSDSGFYGTPLDVAASYIVLFTIYGAVLNLSGAGRFFVELSAAAFRRSRTAAGRTAVASGFLLGTVSGSGAATTVSIGAVTWPILRRAGYPAERAGGMLAAAGVGAILSPPTLGAAAFIIAEYLGVSYLQVLGWATVPTILYYLGILLSVEIDARRSGVRPVVIDTGSAWRLLARFGYHFLSLLVIILVLALGASAMRAVVIATVLAAVLSFLDRRHRLTPARLVEALRDGVRGVLAVTAVCAAAGIITATTTKTGLGPQAAALLIDGAQAVSSEPAVVLALTAVLAAVALSLLGLAVPVTASFVIGWVIIGPALLNLGVEAPAAAMFVFYFAVLSEVSPPTALAAVAAAAVTGGRLVPTMWQTLRYALPAYLIPLAFVITPTGLGLLGIGGAGRIVTAGLVSALGVAVLAVAAGGWLPGVGPAGVPERIVGAIAGLVLLWLEPLPMAIGAALAALAVAGVYVRRGAAGHPGRPAVEESVDLGEEREWDGSTRG; encoded by the coding sequence GTGGACGCCGAGGTGGTGTCACTGCCGCCGGACGAGGGCAACGTCGGCGGCCCCGAATGGGCCGACGACGGGCCGGGCGAGACGCACCACCACAGCCACGCCGGACACCACCACACCCGCGGCGACGCGGACCGCGACACCGCGGACGAGAGCCCGGAGCACGCCCCGGACGGATCGCACCCGGACACCCGCGAACTCGCCGCCCGGTTCGAGGACGAGAAGCCGGGCCGGGTGCTCGCCGGACCGGTCGGCCTCCTCTTCACCGGCGTCACCGTCGCGGTCGGTCTGCTGACGCTCTGGCAGGTGTTCTTCCCGCTGGCCCAGGGCAGCAAGTACTACCTCATCTTCTTCCTGGCCGGCGTCCTGCCGATGGTGTTCCTCGCGTACCCCTCGGGGGTGCGGCTGCGGCGGACCGCAGCCGACACTGACGACCGGCACGGACCGACGCCGGTGGACTGGCTGCTGGCCGTCACGGCGCTCGTCGTCTGCCTCTACCCGGTACTGCCGGTCACGATCGGCGCCGGTGGCGGCGGGTACGACGCCTTCCTCGACCGGCAGGGGCTGCTGGATCCGCTGGACGTGGCGTTCGGCACCGGGCTGCTGCTCCTGCTGCTCGAGGCGTGCCGGCGCACCACCGGATGGATCCTGCCCGCGGTGTGCGTGCTGTTCCTCGGGTACGGCTACTACGGCGGCCTGCTGCCGCAGGCCTGGCCGGTGGCGCACGCGGGGCTCGACTTCGGGCAGCTCGTCGACGCGTTCTACAACTCCGACAGCGGCTTCTACGGCACCCCGCTCGACGTGGCCGCCTCCTACATCGTGCTGTTCACCATCTACGGCGCGGTGCTCAACCTCTCCGGGGCGGGCCGGTTCTTCGTGGAGCTGTCCGCCGCCGCGTTCCGCCGTTCCCGTACGGCCGCCGGCCGCACCGCCGTCGCCTCGGGCTTCCTGCTCGGCACGGTCTCCGGCTCCGGCGCCGCCACCACCGTCAGCATCGGCGCGGTGACCTGGCCGATCCTGCGGCGCGCCGGCTACCCGGCCGAACGCGCGGGCGGCATGCTCGCCGCCGCCGGTGTGGGAGCGATCCTGTCCCCGCCGACGCTCGGCGCCGCCGCGTTCATCATCGCCGAGTACCTGGGCGTGTCCTACCTCCAGGTGCTCGGCTGGGCGACGGTGCCGACGATCCTCTACTACCTGGGCATCCTGCTCTCCGTCGAGATCGACGCCCGGCGCTCCGGGGTCCGGCCGGTGGTCATCGACACCGGCTCGGCCTGGCGCCTGCTGGCCCGCTTCGGCTACCACTTCCTCTCCCTTCTCGTGATCATCCTGGTGCTGGCGCTCGGCGCGTCCGCGATGCGGGCGGTGGTCATCGCCACCGTGCTCGCCGCGGTCCTGTCCTTCCTGGACCGGCGGCACCGGCTCACCCCGGCCCGGCTGGTGGAGGCGCTGCGCGACGGCGTACGCGGGGTGCTCGCGGTGACCGCCGTCTGCGCCGCGGCCGGCATCATCACCGCCACCACCACGAAGACCGGCCTCGGGCCGCAGGCCGCCGCGCTGCTGATCGACGGCGCGCAGGCGGTCAGCTCGGAGCCGGCGGTGGTGCTGGCGCTGACCGCCGTGCTCGCCGCGGTCGCGCTCAGCCTGCTCGGCCTCGCGGTGCCGGTCACCGCCTCCTTCGTCATCGGCTGGGTGATCATCGGTCCGGCGCTGCTGAACCTGGGCGTCGAGGCGCCCGCCGCGGCCATGTTCGTCTTCTACTTCGCGGTGCTGTCCGAGGTCTCGCCGCCGACCGCGCTCGCGGCTGTCGCCGCCGCCGCGGTCACCGGCGGCCGGTTGGTGCCGACCATGTGGCAGACCCTGCGGTACGCGCTGCCGGCGTACCTGATCCCGCTGGCCTTCGTGATCACGCCGACCGGCCTCGGCCTGCTCGGCATCGGCGGCGCCGGGCGGATCGTGACGGCCGGCCTGGTGTCGGCGTTGGGCGTGGCCGTGCTGGCGGTCGCGGCCGGCGGCTGGCTCCCGGGTGTGGGCCCGGCCGGCGTGCCGGAGCGGATCGTCGGCGCGATTGCCGGACTGGTGCTGCTCTGGCTGGAACCGCTGCCCATGGCGATCGGCGCGGCACTCGCCGCGCTCGCGGTCGCGGGCGTGTACGTCCGACGTGGCGCCGCCGGACACCCCGGCCGCCCGGCGGTCGAAGAATCCGTGGACCTTGGGGAGGAGAGAGAGTGGGACGGATCGACGCGAGGATAG
- a CDS encoding YihY/virulence factor BrkB family protein — protein MAARDDAHDVHDDARDARDVPAARDDARAGQDRSGGREHVGPVGPDDGPDSPADLSATGWMATLKRTVREFQDDSLTDWAAALTYYGVLSIFPGVLVLISLLGLLGDRATEGVRDTVGQAVPEENIRRVIETAIDQAGQSGGLASIAAIVGLAAAFWSASGYIAAFMRASNSIYDVPEGRPIWKTLPVRLGVTAVIGVMLLISAVIVVFTGGLAEQAGNAIGLGGTAVTVWNIAKWPVLLVLVSLMFAILYWASPNARHGGFRWVSPGGVLAVVLWLVVSGLFALYVSNFGSYNKTYGAVAGVIIFLVWLWLSNVAILLGAEFDAELERSRAIAAGHPVDEEPYVELRDDRKLRKKGRAPSR, from the coding sequence ATGGCCGCCCGCGACGACGCCCACGACGTCCACGACGACGCCCGCGACGCGCGCGACGTCCCCGCTGCGCGCGACGACGCCCGCGCCGGGCAGGACCGGTCCGGCGGGCGCGAGCACGTGGGGCCGGTGGGGCCGGACGACGGACCGGACAGCCCGGCCGACCTGTCGGCGACGGGCTGGATGGCGACCCTCAAGCGGACCGTCCGGGAGTTCCAGGACGACAGCCTCACCGACTGGGCCGCCGCGCTCACCTACTACGGCGTGCTCTCCATCTTCCCGGGCGTCCTGGTGCTGATCTCGCTGCTCGGCCTGCTCGGCGACCGGGCCACCGAGGGGGTACGGGACACCGTCGGGCAGGCGGTGCCGGAGGAGAACATTCGCCGCGTCATCGAGACCGCGATCGACCAGGCCGGCCAGTCCGGCGGCCTGGCGAGCATCGCGGCGATCGTCGGTCTGGCGGCGGCGTTCTGGTCGGCCTCCGGCTACATCGCCGCGTTCATGCGCGCCTCGAACAGCATCTACGACGTGCCGGAGGGACGGCCGATCTGGAAGACGCTGCCGGTACGCCTCGGCGTGACCGCGGTGATCGGCGTGATGCTGCTGATCAGCGCCGTGATCGTGGTGTTCACCGGCGGGCTGGCCGAGCAGGCCGGAAACGCGATCGGGCTCGGCGGGACCGCCGTGACGGTCTGGAACATCGCCAAGTGGCCGGTGCTGCTGGTGCTGGTGAGCCTGATGTTCGCGATCCTCTACTGGGCCTCGCCGAACGCCCGGCACGGCGGCTTCCGCTGGGTCAGCCCCGGTGGCGTGCTCGCGGTGGTGCTCTGGCTGGTGGTGTCCGGGCTGTTCGCGCTCTACGTCAGCAACTTCGGCTCGTACAACAAGACGTACGGCGCGGTGGCCGGCGTGATCATCTTCCTGGTGTGGCTCTGGCTGAGCAACGTGGCGATCCTGCTCGGTGCGGAGTTCGACGCCGAGTTGGAGCGCAGCCGCGCCATCGCGGCCGGGCACCCGGTCGACGAGGAGCCCTACGTCGAGCTGCGCGACGACCGCAAGCTGCGCAAGAAGGGCCGCGCGCCCTCCCGCTGA
- a CDS encoding ROK family protein, with the protein MRTADPLHVRLLRLLRDEGAVSRAELGDRLQMPRPRLLAELERLVSLGYVAEAGLAASRGGRRSTLVELSPHLRFAAVDLGASSIDVEVVNGRLETVAAYTEAADIRSGPKVTLQRVNELLHKAKVDGAYERLDAVGIGVPGPVSFRDGVPVSPPIMPGWDRFPVRELLTREHGCPAVVDNDVNIMAIGERHGGVAHSVDDFLFIKIGTGIGCGIYLHGEVYRGTDGCAGDIGHIQVDPNGPMCSCGNLGCLEAVFSGAALAREATVAARTEVSPALAERLAARGVVTALDVAQGAIEGDVTCIQLIRDGGRRVGSVLAGLVSFTNPSMIVIGGGLAQLGHILLAEIRSVVYRRSLPLATGNLPVVLSELGPRAGVAGAAVLASDLAFGEAA; encoded by the coding sequence GTGCGGACGGCCGACCCCCTGCACGTACGGCTCCTGCGGCTGCTCCGGGACGAGGGCGCGGTGTCCCGCGCCGAACTCGGCGACCGGCTCCAGATGCCCCGCCCGCGCCTGCTCGCCGAGCTGGAACGCCTCGTCTCCCTGGGATACGTGGCGGAGGCCGGGCTGGCCGCCTCCCGGGGCGGGCGGCGCTCCACCCTCGTCGAGCTGAGCCCGCACCTGCGGTTCGCCGCCGTCGACCTGGGCGCCAGCTCGATCGACGTGGAGGTGGTGAACGGCCGGCTGGAGACGGTGGCCGCCTACACCGAGGCCGCCGACATCCGCTCCGGGCCGAAGGTGACCCTCCAGCGGGTGAACGAGCTGCTGCACAAGGCCAAGGTGGACGGCGCGTACGAGCGGCTCGACGCGGTCGGCATCGGCGTACCGGGCCCGGTGAGCTTCCGCGACGGCGTGCCGGTCTCCCCGCCGATCATGCCCGGGTGGGACCGGTTCCCGGTCCGCGAGCTGCTCACCCGCGAACACGGCTGCCCGGCGGTGGTCGACAACGACGTCAACATCATGGCGATCGGGGAACGGCACGGCGGCGTGGCCCACTCGGTCGACGACTTCCTGTTCATCAAGATCGGTACCGGCATCGGCTGCGGCATCTACCTGCACGGCGAGGTCTACCGGGGCACCGACGGCTGCGCCGGGGACATCGGCCACATCCAGGTCGACCCGAATGGTCCGATGTGTTCCTGCGGCAACCTCGGCTGCCTGGAAGCGGTGTTCAGCGGCGCCGCGCTGGCCCGCGAGGCGACTGTGGCGGCCCGCACCGAGGTGTCCCCGGCGCTGGCCGAGCGGCTGGCCGCCCGGGGCGTGGTGACCGCGCTCGACGTGGCGCAGGGGGCGATCGAGGGGGACGTCACCTGCATCCAGCTCATCCGCGACGGCGGCCGGCGGGTCGGCAGTGTCCTGGCCGGGCTGGTCAGCTTCACCAACCCGTCGATGATCGTCATCGGCGGCGGGCTCGCCCAGCTCGGCCACATCCTGCTCGCCGAGATCCGCAGCGTGGTCTACCGCCGCTCGCTGCCGCTGGCCACCGGCAACCTGCCCGTCGTCCTGTCCGAGCTGGGCCCGCGCGCCGGCGTCGCCGGCGCGGCGGTGCTGGCCAGCGACCTCGCGTTCGGAGAAGCAGCATGA